The Microbacterium sp. SORGH_AS_0862 region CCGCTACCCAACGGCACCTACACCCACACCTCCGACTTCGGATGGCGCAGCGACCCGTTCACCGGCGAGCGGAGCTTCCACGCCGGCACCGACTGGGCAGCAGCCGACGGCACCCCGATCTTCGCGCTCGCCGACGGAGTGGTCACCTATGCCGGGATGGTCGGGGGCACCTCCGGGCAGATCACGATCGAGCACACCATCGACGGCGAACGCATCGCCAGCGTGTACATCCACATGTGGGCGCACGGCATCCACGTCCAAGCCGGCGACCGGGTCATCGCCGGGCAGCACATCGGCGACGTCGGATCCAGCGGCCGCTCCACCGGCCCCCACTTGCACTTCCAGCTGCACCCCGGCGGCGCCGGCGCCTCCCCGGTGGACGCAATCCCGTGGCTGGCCGAGCACGGCGTGGAAGGCCTCGACGTACCCACCGGCGGCGGACCGGGCTGCGCCTTCTAGGACCGCACCGCCCGGGCCGGGTGCGCACCTGTGCGGTGACCAGCCTGCTGTGACGGAGAGGAACCCGCTGTGGACGTGTACCCGGACTTCGACGCCGTCGGTGGCCGCTCGACCCTAATCGCCATCGTCGGCGCCCTGCTGACGATCACACTGATCGTCGCGGTGCTGATGCTGGTCATCTGCGCCATCGTGTGGGCCGTCTCGTCCTCCACCGGAAACGCCGCGGCCGCCGCGCGCGGCCGCGTCGGGGTCTTCGTGGCTGTCGGCGCCGCGGCTCTCTCCGGAGCCGGGGTCGCGTGGCTGAACTTCCTGCTGCGCGTGGGAACCACCCTCTGAGGCGACATGGTCGACGACACGCAGCCGCAGCCCACGAGCCGCCAGCTCGTCCAGGTCCTCGAAGAAGAGCACCGTCCCGGCGGGGCGTGGATCTATCACGCCGACCCGGACTGGTCGCCCAGCCCGGCCATCGTGTTCCCCGAACGGATCCTGCTGCGCATCACCACCGCGGCAGGCGACGCCGGCTACGTGTGGGGCGTCGAGGAGTGGGACGGGCGGGATGAGACCTACCGGCCCGTCCCCGGGGCACGGGGTCGGCGGCCACCCCAGAGGAGATGATCGGCGTCGCCGCGACGTTCATCGACGAAGAGAACACCGGCGAACCCCTCCCGCTGACCACGTATCCGCTGGCCGAAGAGCTGGCCGAACGCATCACCGCCGGCTACCCGGACGCCCACTGGCGCTCCTACCTCAACGACGTGTACGGCAACGTGCTTGAGTACCCCGGCAGGCTGCGGCTGACCTTCTGGGACGAAGCGAACTTCATGGGCTCCATCGACGGGTACACCTGGCAACTGGAGGTCTGGTCGACCCGGCAACGGGCCTGGGTCGAGGTCGAACCGTTCAGCGAGGTCCTCTCGATCACCGAGCTGCGTGCCGTGATCGGTGCGTTCCACGACGAGAACGAACGCGACCTCGCCGACGACCACGCGACTACCCGCAGCGGACCGGCGGTCGGGGCGCTGGCTCGCGATGCCGTGCACGCCTCACACCGGGCGACCCGGCTCACCGAGCATCTCGCCGCACGCGCGACGCAGCTCGACCCGGACCCTACCGCCGCGCGCAGCGACGAGGCAGGCGTGTCGCGGACGGCGTCCGCAGCGCGGCGGCTGGGCCTGTAACCGAAGGCGGGTCCGCACCTGACGCGATGAGCCCCGCACCGGGCAGGGCTCGCACATCGTGAAGGAGCCCCGCATGACCCTCATCCTCGACACGCTCGCCCTCGCACCCGCGGTGCTGCCGGCGCAGATCGACATCAACCCGAACGACTCCGGCCTGCCGGGCATCGCCGCGCTTCGCACCATCGTCGGGGCCGTGATGACGGTCGGCCTGATCCTGTCCGTCCTCGCCCTGATCATCAGCGCCGTGGTCTGGGGTTTCGGCGCCAACAGCTCCAACCCGCACCTGGCCAGCCGGGGCAAGCTCGGCGTGCTGATCTCCTGCGGTGCCGCGATCATCACCGGCGCTGCGGTCACGCTCATCAACTTCTTCTGGAACGTCGGCCAGACCGTGTCCTGACCTACCCCCTTCGACTCATGAGAGGAGGGGAACAGTATGGACGGAATCTGTGACGTCCCCATCATCAGCAACGTCTGCGACGTCGCCGGCGAGACCGCCGCGACGCTGATCAGCGCCCCATTCGACTGGCTCGCCCAGGCCATCGGGCAGGCCGCGTCCTGGATGTTCCAGGGCGTGTGGTGGCTGTTCGACACCACCACCCTGGTCGACCTGACCGCACCCGGCTACATCACCGTCTACAACGTGATGTTCGGGATCGCGATCTTCATCATGCTGATCTTCTTCTGCCTGCAACTGATCACCGGGCTCATCCGCCGCGACCCGTCCGCCCTGTCGCGCGCCGCCCTCGGGCTTGCCCGCAGCGTCCTCGGATCCTTCCTAGTGCTCACCCTGACCACCACGCTGCTGGAGGTCGTCGACCAGCTCACCATCGGGGTCATCCAGGCCACCGGCACGACGCTGGAGGAGATGGGGGTCAAGATCGGGCTCCTGGTCGCCGGGCTGACCGCCATCAACCTCACCGCACCG contains the following coding sequences:
- a CDS encoding DUF6112 family protein, which produces MDVYPDFDAVGGRSTLIAIVGALLTITLIVAVLMLVICAIVWAVSSSTGNAAAAARGRVGVFVAVGAAALSGAGVAWLNFLLRVGTTL
- a CDS encoding DUF6112 family protein, yielding MTLILDTLALAPAVLPAQIDINPNDSGLPGIAALRTIVGAVMTVGLILSVLALIISAVVWGFGANSSNPHLASRGKLGVLISCGAAIITGAAVTLINFFWNVGQTVS